Proteins co-encoded in one Deltaproteobacteria bacterium genomic window:
- a CDS encoding glycosyltransferase family 4 protein, producing MKKLIVLSPYFPYPLDEGGHIRTFNIIQALSKEFEIHLCSFLVEQRAIETSELMNYCKDYSTINVPTHKKDILHRLMRNGRRILLLKNPSADTFFFKEAKRGLSDYINTIKPDIAIIEHSWLAGYAAMLKAAGIKIILDAHNVESDLWKQFYQNSAMKEKIPYYFFWKSMVLNEKRFMRSFGLIISTSGLDVEKIKNIAPQVPKEVIPNGIDLDRYRANEPEEQNSIGFIGLMRYPPNVQAVLYFLKIIFPLVKQAIPDVKFFIAGKDPSEEILKLSDNKNVFVTGYVPDAIRFMSKCSIMITPLLQGSGTRTKILEAMSLKKPVVSTSKGAEGLMVENGKDISIEDNPEAFAKAVISLLKNRELRKSRGEEAYKTVVSNYSWASIGNKLISVIKEVT from the coding sequence ATGAAAAAACTCATTGTTCTTTCACCCTATTTCCCCTATCCCCTCGATGAAGGCGGACACATAAGGACGTTCAACATAATACAGGCACTGAGTAAAGAGTTTGAAATCCATCTTTGTTCTTTTCTTGTTGAACAGCGAGCCATAGAAACATCAGAGCTTATGAACTACTGCAAAGATTACTCTACCATAAACGTCCCCACACATAAAAAAGATATACTGCACAGGTTGATGCGGAACGGCAGGAGAATTCTTTTATTAAAAAACCCTTCTGCAGACACCTTCTTTTTTAAAGAAGCAAAACGAGGTTTATCAGATTACATAAACACAATTAAGCCCGACATAGCTATTATCGAACATTCATGGCTTGCAGGCTATGCTGCAATGTTAAAGGCAGCAGGCATAAAAATTATTCTTGATGCCCATAATGTGGAGTCAGACCTCTGGAAACAATTTTATCAGAATAGTGCTATGAAGGAAAAGATCCCATACTATTTCTTCTGGAAGTCTATGGTCTTGAATGAAAAAAGATTTATGCGGTCTTTTGGTTTGATAATCTCAACATCCGGACTGGATGTTGAAAAGATAAAAAATATAGCACCACAGGTACCGAAGGAGGTTATCCCGAACGGTATAGATCTGGACAGGTATAGAGCGAATGAGCCGGAAGAGCAGAACTCTATCGGTTTTATCGGGCTTATGAGATATCCGCCAAATGTGCAAGCTGTTCTTTATTTCTTAAAGATAATCTTCCCTTTGGTGAAACAAGCTATACCTGATGTGAAGTTTTTTATCGCAGGGAAAGATCCTTCCGAGGAAATCCTGAAATTATCGGATAACAAAAATGTCTTTGTAACAGGATATGTCCCTGACGCCATAAGGTTCATGTCAAAATGCTCTATCATGATAACCCCGCTGCTTCAGGGGAGCGGAACACGGACAAAAATCCTTGAAGCCATGTCACTAAAAAAGCCCGTAGTCTCAACTTCTAAAGGAGCTGAAGGTCTTATGGTGGAAAACGGCAAGGACATTAGTATAGAAGATAATCCCGAAGCCTTTGCAAAAGCGGTTATCTCTCTCTTAAAAAACAGAGAACTGAGAAAGTCCAGGGGTGAAGAGGCATATAAGACCGTCGTATCAAATTATTCATGGGCTTCAATAGGAAATAAGTTAATCTCGGTTATAAAAGAGGTTACGTGA